A genomic window from bacterium includes:
- a CDS encoding nucleoside hydrolase: MSIPLVIDTDPGNGIPGSDIDDALAIAAALLSPEVHLLGLTTVAGNVEVADATACALHLLEVAGRTDIPVCEGAATPLVADPAPIRSGIRARESSELAARLWRGVRRPAPRHAKDRRRAAEFLIETVMARPGEVTVVPIGPLTNIATAMRVEPRLASALKAIVWMGGAVRTPGTLTPATELNASYDPEATHIVLSSGAPITIVGLDVTKRTCLTPGDVGRIRAIGTPLSDYLAEVVDPWVRFVMERRHLPGCWLHDPLAVCVATDPGIVRTEPMYVRVELASPVFRGQTVGWDTHFPYLFAGASPNAKVCVEVDNARFMSRFLGALGARG, encoded by the coding sequence ATGAGCATACCGCTCGTCATCGACACGGACCCGGGCAACGGCATCCCGGGATCCGACATCGACGACGCGCTGGCCATCGCGGCCGCGCTCCTGTCCCCGGAGGTTCACCTCCTCGGACTCACCACCGTCGCCGGCAACGTCGAAGTCGCGGACGCGACCGCCTGCGCGCTGCACCTCCTCGAGGTCGCGGGCCGAACCGACATTCCCGTCTGTGAGGGTGCGGCGACGCCTCTCGTCGCGGATCCCGCGCCGATCAGGTCCGGCATCCGCGCGCGGGAGTCAAGCGAGCTGGCGGCGCGCCTGTGGCGCGGGGTCCGCCGGCCCGCCCCCCGCCATGCCAAAGACCGCCGGCGCGCCGCCGAATTCCTGATCGAGACGGTCATGGCCCGCCCGGGCGAGGTCACGGTCGTCCCGATTGGGCCGCTGACAAACATCGCGACCGCCATGCGCGTCGAGCCCCGGCTGGCCTCGGCATTGAAGGCGATCGTCTGGATGGGAGGAGCGGTGCGAACCCCGGGGACACTCACGCCCGCGACCGAACTGAACGCCAGCTACGACCCGGAAGCGACCCACATCGTCCTGTCGTCCGGCGCGCCGATCACCATCGTCGGCCTCGACGTGACGAAGCGCACGTGCCTCACGCCGGGAGACGTCGGGCGGATCCGGGCGATCGGCACGCCGCTCAGCGACTATCTCGCCGAGGTCGTCGATCCCTGGGTGCGGTTCGTGATGGAACGACGCCACCTGCCCGGCTGCTGGTTGCACGATCCCCTAGCGGTCTGCGTCGCCACAGATCCCGGCATCGTACGGACTGAGCCGATGTATGTCCGGGTCGAGCTGGCCAGCCCCGTGTTTCGCGGCCAGACCGTGGGCTGGGATACGCACTTCCCGTACCTCTTTGCGGGCGCCTCCCCCAACGCGAAGGTCTGCGTCGAG